The Odocoileus virginianus isolate 20LAN1187 ecotype Illinois chromosome 3, Ovbor_1.2, whole genome shotgun sequence genome includes a window with the following:
- the LOC110141604 gene encoding olfactory receptor 2T11, with protein sequence MSMKNRTASSDFILLGLLLNSKFTGIVFAVILAIFVVAVTANLVMIFLIHMDSHLHTPMYFLLSQLSIMDTLFICTTVPKLLVDMVSIQKTISFVSCGIQIFLYLTMIGSEFFLLGLMAYDRYVAVCNPLRYPVLMNRRVCLLLAAGAWFGGSLDGFLLTPITMNVPYCGSRIIDHFFCEIPAVLKLACADTSLYETLMYICCVLMLLIPISIISTSYSLILLTVHRMRSAEGRKKAFTTCSSHLTVVSIFYGAAFYTYVLPKSFHTPEQDKVVSAFYTIVTPMLNPLIYSLRNKDVMGAFKKIFSQCLST encoded by the coding sequence ATGTCAATGAAGAACAGAACTGCTTCCTCTGACTTTATCCTCCTGGGACTTCTGCTAAACAGTAAATTTACAGGGATTGTCTTTGCagttattttggctatttttgtGGTGGCTGTAACTGCAAATCTGGTCATGATATTCTTGATTCACATggactcccacctccacacccccatgtactttcTGCTCAGCCAACTATCCATCATGGACACCCTTTTCATTTGTACTACTGTCCCAAAGCTCCTGGTGGACATGGTTTCCATACAGAAGACCATTTCCTTTGTGTCCTGTGGCATCCAGATCTTTCTGTACTTAACCATGATTGGATCAGAGTTCTTCCTGTTGGGCctcatggcctatgaccgctatgtggctgTCTGCAACCCTCTTAGGTACCCCGTGTTGATGAACCGCAGAGTGTGTCTTCTTCTGGCTGCTGGTGCCTGGTTTGGTGGATCCCTGGATGGCTTTCTGCTCACCCCTATCACCATGAACGTCCCATACTGTGGATCCCGCATCATCGATCATTTCTTCTGTGAGATCCCTGCTGTTCTCAAATTGGCCTGTGCTGATACATCCTTGTATGAAACCTTAATGTACATCTGCTGTGTGCTCATGTTGCTCATCCCCATCTCTATTATCTCAACCTCCTACTCCCTCATTTTGTTAACTGTCCACCGCATGCGCTCTGCTGAGGGCCGGAAAAAGGCCTTTACCACTTGTTCTTCCCACTTGACTGTAGTCAGCATTTTCTATGGGGCTGCCTTCTACACGTATGTGCTGCCCAAGTCATTTCACACCCCTGAGCAAGACAAGGTAGTATCAGCCTTCTATACCATTGTCACACCCATGCTCAATCCTCTCATCTACAGCCTCAGAAACAAGGATGTCATGGGggcatttaaaaagatattttcacaaTGCTTATCCACATAG